A single region of the Raphanus sativus cultivar WK10039 chromosome 1, ASM80110v3, whole genome shotgun sequence genome encodes:
- the LOC108840244 gene encoding uncharacterized protein LOC108840244, translating into MDPSSASSVNGYYSFLNRSMDDLERVYLSNNFMSLHFLQRALCLLRTSHSHLTLLVQKLNLPVGDKWLDEYMDESSKLWEACLVIKSAVSSIENFSSAGISIASTLDGHYHHRRLSPQLSRQVIRAITGCRREAIGIEAENRALMENRVQRFPFWSEQTAATVMESSTKLQNGFSGFRGVLYATRNMSSLLLMVLMNGLVYCVPSDATTLSQTQTQTTQNQVGGFAGAMGRLQQRVAAEVGRTGMRKGILMHEYRRSKAALEELKAELERRGGGGGGESEEEGERELRERVENLRGYFGNLRNGTESIVSQIDDFFDEIVEGRKKLLDFCSHR; encoded by the exons ATGGATCCGTCCTCTGCAAGCTCAGTGAACGGATACTATTCATTTCTAAACAGATCAATGGATGATCTCGAGAGGGTTTATCTCTCAAACAACTTCATGTCCCTACACTTCTTACAGAGAGCTCTCTGTCTCCTCCGCACCTCCCACTCCCATCTCACTCTCCTCGTCCAGAAACTCAACCTCCCCGTCGGAGACAAATGGCTCGATGAGTATATGGACGAAAGCTCCAAGCTTTGGGAAGCTTGCCTCGTCATCAAGTCCGCCGTTTCTTCCATCGAGAACTTCTCCTCCGCCGGAATTTCAATCGCCTCCACCCTCGACGGCCACTATCACCACCGCCGCCTCTCCCCTCAGCTTTCTCGTCAG GTGATAAGAGCGATCACGGGGTGCAGGAGAGAGGCGATCGGGATAGAGGCGGAGAACAGAGCGTTGATGGAGAACAGAGTTCAAAGGTTTCCGTTTTGGTCGGAGCAGACGGCGGCGACGGTGATGGAGTCGTCGACGAAGCTGCAGAACGGTTTCAGTGGTTTCCGCGGCGTACTGTACGCGACGAGGAACATGAGCTCGCTTCTGCTCATGGTTCTGATGAACGGTCTCGTCTACTGCGTTCCCAGCGACGCAACAACGCTGTCGCAAACGCAAACGCAGACGACGCAGAATCAGGTCGGCGGATTCGCCGGAGCGATGGGGCGGTTGCAGCAGAGAGTTGCGGCTGAGGTGGGGAGGACGGGGATGAGGAAGGGGATACTGATGCATGAGTACAGGAGGAGCAAGGCGGCGTTGGAAGAGCTGAAGGCGGAGCTTGAgcggagaggaggaggaggaggaggggaaagcgaggaggagggagagagggagttgagagagagagtggaGAATCTGAgagggtattttggtaatttgAGGAACGGGACAGAGAGTATAGTGTCGCAAATCGATGATTTCTTTGATGAAATTGTTGAAGGGAGGAAAAAGCTTTTGGATTTCTGCAGCCATAGATGA
- the LOC130512013 gene encoding uncharacterized protein LOC130512013, translated as MSSSNYYRSWIDRPHLDPNTRLLTEEYQQGINEFMGIAQRQPEAETGKLRCPCSNCKNRKVIKEWDVWTHLYLNGFTRSYKIWYHHGETDYEYGSTSEPQPAVRLEEPIRTDVDYGVGTEQMVNDHFRGEDLPNAQARRFYDMLDAGKQPLYEGCRDGHSALSSATRLMGIKTDYNLAEDCVDAIADFVKGILPEDNVAPGSYYEVQKLVAGLGLSYQVIDVCSDNCMIYWRADEQRVTCKFCGKARYKDTSGRVPVPYKRMWYLPLTERLQRLYQSERTAQPMRWHAEHSTDGEIRHPSDAKAWKHFQSTYPDFAYERRNVYLGLCTDGFSPFGKSGRQYSLWPVILTPYNLPPNLCLRREFLFLSILVPGPEHPKRSLDVFLQPLIYELNQLWAQGAETYDISCKENFQMRAVLMWTISDFPAYGMLSGWTTHGRLSCPYCQDNTDAFQLKHGRKTCWFDCHRRFLPPDHPYRRSRNLFTKNKRVFDSPTPEICGADLLTQLRDFGADRTPDVGGHVRYPVDAVGELHNWHKKSIFWDLPYWKDHLLRHNLDVMHIEKNFFDNLMNTILNVQGKTKDNLKSRLDLVDICARSELHVDENGRAPFPIYRLDAEGKDAFFDWISNDVEFPDGYASNLRNCVDRNEGKFMGLKSHDCHVMMQRLLPFAFKELLPRNVHEAIAGISAFFRDLCTRSVTLEGIENLKTNIAVIQCNLEKIFPPSFFDVMEHLVIHLARELELGGPVQYRWMYLYERYMFHLKKMVKNLSKVEGSIVAQMINEETSNFAEYYFPTEVQTKNRRPARHDDRGERATYHVTVPDIFTDVGRLSGKPKDRRLTEQERSHLQTYLLTNCEDILQYERIFMAEKRFEYRYATEEALEELKQREFAGWMLTYVSAGMARGETFDDWIREMVRGPKYVVKSYPRFCTRGYAFTTQKRRRSSTTYDAGVCSASGDDVYYGNIQEIMEIKYPGMVGLRCTVFFCDWYDNTPDRGVRTDAFGVTSVHSRRKLQYYDPFILASQADQVIKYTYVNYSE; from the exons atgtcttcttcaaattattatcgttcttggatcgatcgacctcatttggatccgaacacgagattgcttacaGAAGAATACCAACAAGGTATAAACGAATTCATGGGGATAGCTCAACgacaaccggaagcagaaacaggtaagttaagatgtccttgctctaattgtaaaaatagaaaggttattaaagagtgggatgtttggactcatctatatTTGAATGGGTTTACGCggagttacaaaatttggtatcatcatggggaaactgattatgaatatggtagtactagcgaacctcagcctgcggttaggttagaagaaccaattagaacggatgtagattatggtgtaggtactgagcagatggtaaatgatcattttagaggggaagatttacccaatgcacaagctaggagattttatgatatgttggatgctggaaagcaaccctTGTATGAAGGatgcagagatggtcattcagctttatcatctgcaacaagactgatgggcattaaaacagattataatttggctgaagactgtgtggatgcgattgctgattttgtaaaaggtattctacctgaggataatgtagcccctggttcatactacgaggttcagaaaCTGGTAGCTGGTCTTGGTTTATCgtatcaggtaatagatgtatgcagcgataactgcatgatttattggagggctGATGAACAGCGGGttacatgcaaattttgtgggaaggctcgttataaagatacgagtggaagagttccagtgccatataaaaggatgtggtatttgcctctgacggaaaggttgcagaggttgtacCAGTCGGAACGCACAGCGCAaccaatgagatggcatgcggagcattcaacagatggtgagattagacatccttcagatgcaaaagcgtggaagcatttccaatcaacatatcccgactttgcgtatgagagaagaaatgtctaccttggattatgtactgatggtttcagtCCATTTGGCaagagtggaagacaatattctctatggccagtcattcttacaccatacaacttaccgccaaacttgtgcttgcgacgagagtttttgtttctctccattctcgttcccggaccagagcatcctaagagatcacttgatgtgtttcttcagccactaatatatgagttgaaccaactatgggctcaaggtgctgaaacatacgatatttcgtgtaaagaaaactttcaaatgcgggcagtacttatgtggacaattagtgattttccagcatatggtatgttatctggatggacaacacaTGGAAGGCTATcgtgtccatattgtcaagataacactgatgctttccaactaaaacacggaaggaaaacatgttggtttgactgtcacaggagattcctaccacctgatcatccatatcgtaggagtaggaatttgtttacgaagaacaagagggtGTTTGACAGTCCAACACCGGAAATTTGTGGGGCAGATTTGTtgacacaactaagagattttggtgcagatAGGACGCCAGACGTCGGTGGACACGTGCGTTAtccggtagatgctgttggagaactacataactggcacaaaaagagtattttctgggaTTTGCCATACTGGAAGGATCATCTGCTgaggcataatttagatgtcatgcatattgagaagaacttttttgacaatctcatgaacacgatccttaacgttcaaggtaaaacaaaggataatttgaagtcaagactggatttagtcgatatatgtgctcgttcagaacttcatgttgatgaaaatggtagggctccttttcccatataccgacttgatgcagaGGGAAAAGATGCattctttgattggatttcaaacgatGTGGAATTTCCAGACGGTTACGCATCTAATTTGCGTAACTGTGTCGATAGAAACGAAGGAAAGTTTATGGGCTTGAAGAGTCACGATTGCCATGTAATGATGCAGCGCCTCCTTCCATTTGCcttcaaggaactattaccacggaatgttcatgaagcaattgcagggataagtgctttcttcCGTGATTTATGCACGAGATCAGTGACtcttgaaggtattgaaaatttgaagactaacatagccgtgattcagtgcaaccttgagaagatatttcctccatcattttttgatgttatggagcatcttgttattcacctggcaagagaattggaacttggtggtcctgtgcagtatagatggatgtatctgtatgaacggtatatgttccatttgaagaagatggtgaaaaatttaagtaaggtggaaggttctatagttgcacagatgatcaatgaagaaacttCAAACTTTGCCGAGTACTACTTTCCAACAGAAGTGCAGACCAAAAACAGAAGACCTGCTCGgcatgatgatagaggcgaaCGGGCAACATATCATGTTACGGTTCCAGACATCTTcacagatgttggacgacttagcggaaaaccaaaggaccgtcgacttactgagcaggagcgcagtcatttgcaaacatatttgctcaccaactgcgaagatattcttcaatatgagag GATTTTCATGGCAGAAAAGCGGTTCGAATATAGATACGCCACAGAGGAGGCTCTAGAAGAACTGAAGCAGAGagaatttgctggatggatgcttacttat GTGTCTGCTGGTATGGCCAGAGGTGAAACATTTGATGATTGGATACGCGAGATGGTGCGTGGACCAAAGTATGTTGtgaagtcatatccgagattttgtactcgaggatatgcattcacaacGCAAAAGAGGAGACGTTCGAGCACGACTTATGATGCTGGCGTTTGTTCTGCATCAGGAGATGATGTATACTACGGAAACATACAAGAGATTATGGAAATCAAGTATCCGGGCATGGTTGGATTGCGTTGTACTGTTTTCTTTTGTGATTGGTACGACAACACTCCAGATCGAGGTGTGAGAACAGATGCATTTGGTGTTACATCAGTACATTCGAGGCGAAAGCtgcaatattatgatcctttcattcttgcttctcaggccgatcaggtaattaaatatacatatgtcAATTATTCAGAATGA
- the LOC108861464 gene encoding uncharacterized protein LOC108861464 — protein sequence MVLSDAETMTSLASFSAIFDTDLLNMTAFETLLAFSCKIVWNCQDANEASRALVGSALMVEALKLCSALLKAKEINLLSFHTFSDSQVFISTLCLGSVLNEIAGVLHDGRSLATLFNPLSFSFIPCIDNVQVFSLAKFSLECMNVITFVF from the coding sequence ATGGTTCTCTCAGATGCAGAAACTATGACCTCACTCGCTTCCTTTTCAGCAATCTTTGACACTGATCTCTTGAACATGACGGCCTTTGAGACTTTATTGGCTTTCTCTTGTAAAATTGTCTGGAACTGTCAAGATGCAAATGAAGCTTCTCGAGCGTTGGTGGGTTCTGCACTCATGGTTGAAGCCTTGAAGCTTTGCTCAGCTCTTCTCAAGGCTAAGGAAATAAACCTCCTTAGTTTTCATACATTCTCAGACTCTCAAGTCTTCATATCTACCCTGTGCTTAGGGTCGGTTTTGAACGAGATCGCAGGTGTTCTCCATGACGGTAGAAGCCTTGCTACTCTCTTCAATCCTCTATCTTTTAGTTTCATTCCATGTATTGATAATGTTCAGGTTTTTTCTCTGGCAAAGTTTAGCCTTGAATGTATGAATGTTATAACTTTTGTGTTTTAA